CCGCTCGAGCGCTACCGAAACATCGGCATCATGGCCCACATCGATGCCGGCAAGACGACGACGACCGAGCGTATCCTCTACTACACCGGCCGCTCCCATAAGATCGGCGAGGTGCACGAGGGTGCGGCCACCATGGATTGGATGGAGCAGGAGCAAGAGCGCGGCATCACCATTACCTCGGCCGCGACGACCTGTTTCTGGAACGACCACCGCATCAACATCATCGACACGCCGGGTCACGTCGACTTCACCATCGAGGTCGAGCGCTCGCTGCGCGTGCTCGACGGTGCCGTCGCGGTCTTCGACTCGGTCGCCGGCGTCGAGCCCCAGTCGGAGACGGTCTGGCGCCAGGCCGACAAGTACAAAGTCCCCCGTATGTGCTTCGTCAACAAGATGGACCGCACGGGTGCCGACTTCTTCCGCTGTGTCGACATGATCATCGACCGGCTCGGCGCGACGCCGCTGGTCTGTCAGTTGCCGATCGGCGCCGAGAGCGACTTCGTCGGCGTGGTCGACCTGATTGCCATGAAGGCTTTGATCTGGCGCGACGAGTCCCTGGGTGCCGAGTGGGACGTCACGGACATTCCGGCCGATCTGGCCGGTCAGGCGGCGGAGTACCGCGAAAAGCTGGTCGAGCTGGCTGTCGAGCATGACGAAGCCGCGATGGAAGCCTACCTCGAAGGCGAGGAGCCTGACGAGGCAGTCCTCAAGCGGCTGATCCGCAAGGGCGCCTGCGAGCTGGCCTTCGTGCCGGTCCTGTTGGGTTCGGCCTTCAAGAACAAGGGCGTTCAGCCGCTGCTCGACGCCGTGGTCGATTTCATGCCGTCGCCGAAGGACGTCGTCGACGTTCAGGGTGTCAAGCCCGACAGCGACGAGGTGGATAGCCGTCCTTCCGACGACGATGCGCCGATGTCGGGGCTGGCCTTCAAGATCATGACCGACCCCTTCGTCGGGTCGTTGACCTTCGTGCGCATCTACTCGGGCAAGATCACCAAGGGCAGCTCGGTGCTCAACTCTGTGAAGAGCAATCGTGAGCGCGTCGGCCGCATGCTCTTGATGCACGCCAATCACCGCGAAGAGATCGACGAGGCTCTGGCGGGGGATATCGTCGCAATTGCGGGTCTGAAGGACACCACGACCGGCGACACTCTCTGCGATCCCAGCAAGCCGATTGTGCTGGAGCGCATGGAGTTCCCCGATCCGGTGATCGAGGTCGCGGTCGAGCCGAAAACGAAGGCCGACATGGAGAAGATGTCGATCGCCCTGAACCGCCTGGCTCAGGAGGACCCCTCCTTCCAGGTCGCCACCGACCAGGAAAGCGGTCAAACGGTCATCAAGGGCATGGGTGAGTTGCATCTCGACATCATCGTCGACCGCATGCGCCGCGAGTTCAAAGTCGATGCCAACGTCGGTGCG
The Algihabitans albus genome window above contains:
- the fusA gene encoding elongation factor G; the encoded protein is MSSRQTPLERYRNIGIMAHIDAGKTTTTERILYYTGRSHKIGEVHEGAATMDWMEQEQERGITITSAATTCFWNDHRINIIDTPGHVDFTIEVERSLRVLDGAVAVFDSVAGVEPQSETVWRQADKYKVPRMCFVNKMDRTGADFFRCVDMIIDRLGATPLVCQLPIGAESDFVGVVDLIAMKALIWRDESLGAEWDVTDIPADLAGQAAEYREKLVELAVEHDEAAMEAYLEGEEPDEAVLKRLIRKGACELAFVPVLLGSAFKNKGVQPLLDAVVDFMPSPKDVVDVQGVKPDSDEVDSRPSDDDAPMSGLAFKIMTDPFVGSLTFVRIYSGKITKGSSVLNSVKSNRERVGRMLLMHANHREEIDEALAGDIVAIAGLKDTTTGDTLCDPSKPIVLERMEFPDPVIEVAVEPKTKADMEKMSIALNRLAQEDPSFQVATDQESGQTVIKGMGELHLDIIVDRMRREFKVDANVGAPQVAYRETITRQTEVDYTHKKQTGGSGQFARIKVVFEPLEPGSGFLFENAVVGGSVPKEYVPGVEKGLKLSNDSGVVAGFPVIDYKATLIDGAYHDVDSSVLAFEIASRQAFREGLPKAGPTLLEPIMKVEVVTPEEYMGDIIGDLNSRRGNVSGMDQRGIARVIDAMVPLANMFGYVNTLRSMSQGRAQYTMHFSHYEKVPQAVAEEVKAKLA